In the genome of Cryptomeria japonica chromosome 8, Sugi_1.0, whole genome shotgun sequence, one region contains:
- the LOC131079434 gene encoding large ribosomal subunit protein eL43 isoform X1 — MVQAKRTKKVGIVGKYGTRYGASLRKQIKKMEVSQHSKYFCEFCGKFAVKRKAVGIWGCKDCGKVKAGGAYTLNTPSAVTVRSTIRRLREQTES; from the exons ATGGTGCAGGCAAAACGAACAAAGAAGGTTGGCATTGTTGGGAAATATG GTACAAGGTATGGTGCCAGTTTAAGAAAGCAGATCAAGAAGATGGAAGTGAGCCAGCATTCCAAGTATTTCTGTGAATTCTGTGGCAAG TTTGCAGTGAAGAGGAAAGCAGTCGGGATCTGGGGATGTAAGGATTGTGGGAAAGTTAAGGCAGGTGGTGCTTACACATTAAA CACTCCTAGTGCTGTTACAGTGCGCAGCACCATTAGAAGGTTGAGGGAGCAGACAGAAAGCTGA
- the LOC131079434 gene encoding large ribosomal subunit protein eL43 isoform X2 has product MAKRTKKVGIVGKYGTRYGASLRKQIKKMEVSQHSKYFCEFCGKFAVKRKAVGIWGCKDCGKVKAGGAYTLNTPSAVTVRSTIRRLREQTES; this is encoded by the exons GCAAAACGAACAAAGAAGGTTGGCATTGTTGGGAAATATG GTACAAGGTATGGTGCCAGTTTAAGAAAGCAGATCAAGAAGATGGAAGTGAGCCAGCATTCCAAGTATTTCTGTGAATTCTGTGGCAAG TTTGCAGTGAAGAGGAAAGCAGTCGGGATCTGGGGATGTAAGGATTGTGGGAAAGTTAAGGCAGGTGGTGCTTACACATTAAA CACTCCTAGTGCTGTTACAGTGCGCAGCACCATTAGAAGGTTGAGGGAGCAGACAGAAAGCTGA